In Ctenopharyngodon idella isolate HZGC_01 chromosome 2, HZGC01, whole genome shotgun sequence, the following are encoded in one genomic region:
- the LOC127494623 gene encoding activin receptor type-2B, giving the protein MFVPWLSFALILCTGASHAEVATRECVYYNDNWRTEKTNQSGFERCEGEKDKRLHCYASWLNTTGTIRLVKKGCWLDDFNCYDRQECVATEESPQVFFCCCEGNYCNEKFTHLPEAITPEVKIQPPEPGPSLMGVLVYSLLPLAILSLALVLACWTYHQRKPPYRHVDIGQDAGLPPPSPLVGLKPLQLLELKARGRFGCVWKAQLLSEYVAVKIFPIQDKQSWQNERDIYLTEGFKHENILHYISAEKRGTNLQMELWLVTEFHERGSLTDYLKGNPVSWPQLCHISATMSRGLAYLHEDLPYRAEGPKPAIAHRDFKSKNVLLKMDLTAVIADFGLAVRFEPGKPPGDTHGQVGTRRYMAPEVLEGAINFQRDAFLRIDMYALGLVLWELVSRCTASDGPVDEYQLPFEEEVGQHPSLEDLQDAVVHKKMRPVFKDCWIKHSGLGQLCETIEECWDHDAEARLSAGCVEERISTISKANNTINTSTSECLVSMVTSDSDTDLPPKESST; this is encoded by the exons GAGCCAGTCATGCGGAGGTGGCGACCAGAGAGTGTGTCTACTACAATGATAACTGGCGGACAGAGAAAACCAATCAGAGTGGTTTTGAGAGGTGTGAGGGGGAGAAAGACAAGAGGCTGCACTGTTACGCCTCCTGGTTGAACACCACCGGAACCATCCGCCTGGTCAAAAAAGGCTGCTGGCTCGACGACTTCAACTGTTATGACAG ACAGGAGTGTGTGGCCACAGAGGAGAGTCCCCAGGTGTTCTTCTGCTGCTGTGAGGGAAACTATTGCAATGAGAAGTTCACACACCTGCCAGAAGCCATCACCCCAGAAG TAAAAATCCAGCCTCCAGAACCGGGCCCGTCTCTCATGGGCGTGCTGGTTTATTCCCTTCTTCCTCTGGCCattctctctctggctctggtGCTCGCCTGCTGGACGTACCACCAACGAAAACCACCTTACAGACACGTCGACATCGGCCAG GATGCTGGTCTTCCTCCACCGTCTCCTCTTGTTGGACTGAAGCCCCTGCAGTTGCTGGAGTTGAAGGCCAGGGGGCGCTTTGGCTGTGTGTGGAAGGCCCAGTTACTGAGCGAATATGTGGCGGTGAAAATATTTCCAATCCAG GACAAGCAGTCATGGCAGAACGAAAGAGACATTTACCTCACTGAGGGTTTTAAACATGAGAATATTCTACACTACATCTCAGCAGAAAAACGAGGCACCAACCTTCAGATGGAGTTGTGGCTGGTCACAGAATTCCATGAAAGG GGCTCGCTAACAGATTACCTGAAGGGGAACCCTGTGAGCTGGCCTCAGTTGTGCCATATTTCTGCAACTATGTCCCGTGGCCTGGCGTACCTTCATGAAGACCTTCCTTACCGTGCAGAGGGACCGAAACCAGCCATTGCACACAG AGATTTCAAGAGTAAGAATGTCCTTCTAAAGATGGATTTAACTGCAGTGATTGCGGATTTTGGGTTGGCGGTCCGCTTTGAGCCTGGGAAACCACCTGGAGATACACACGGCCAG GTGGGAACTCGACGTTACATGGCTCCAGAGGTGCTGGAGGGAGCCATTAATTTCCAAAGGGACGCCTTCCTAAGGATCGACATGTACGCTCTAGGACTGGTGCTCTGGGAGCTGGTGTCTCGCTGCACCGCCTCTGATG GTCCTGTAGATGAGTACCAGCTGCCCTTTGAGGAGGAGGTGGGCCAGCACCCTTCACTGGAGGACCTTCAAGACGCAGTGGTCCACAAGAAGATGCGGCCCGTCTTTAAAGACTGTTGGATTAAACATTCG GGTTTGGGCCAGTTATGCGAGACCATCGAGGAGTGCTGGGACCACGACGCTGAGGCGCGACTGTCGGCGGGCTGCGTGGAGGAACGCATCTCCACCATCTCCAAGGCAAACAACACCATCAACACGTCTACCTCAGAGTGCCTGGTCTCCATGGTGACATCTGACAGCGATACGGACCTTCCACCCAAAGAGTCCAGCACCTGA